A window from Brachionichthys hirsutus isolate HB-005 chromosome 4, CSIRO-AGI_Bhir_v1, whole genome shotgun sequence encodes these proteins:
- the LOC137918052 gene encoding sialate:O-sulfotransferase 2-like yields the protein MAVDKRVDMCTEKRNNSGVGDIFILHQDGSPIFKGCFHRPDNITPALPLSAVIQNMAVDKCVDMCTEKEKSLAVLAGDLCHCGFPTRLFSLHELENEDMCLPHCPGGGFESCGNDEYFVVYQTQVQDNRCMDRRFLPTGAKQLVALASFPVSGNTWSRLLIEQASGFYTGSIYMDKAIYDQGFNGEGDNWMRGRTICIKTHNYKRKHIYQYSSSILLIRNPYKSLMAEFNRRHGGHNGFASQDDWRGNGWPVFVKNTAPKWNSQILSWLNYGKNVKVVHYEDLKKNLRCQLREIVQFLGLKDSEERLLCVEGQKEGTFKRSNQGNLAYNPYTPQMQANINELIRRVDAALKEKEQPGVPEEYMPK from the exons ATGGCTGTGGACAAGCGTGTGGACATGTGCACAGAGAAG AGGAATAACAGTGGAGTTGGAGACATTTTTATCCTTCACCAAG ATGGCAGTCCCATTTTCAAAGGATGTTTCCACAGGCCAGACAACATCACTCCGGCACTTCCTCTCAGTGCAGTCATCCAAAACATGGCTGTGGACAAGTGTGTGGACATGTGCACAGAGAAG GAGAAATCATTGGCTGTTCTGGCTGGAGATCTTTGTCACTGTGGTTTTCCAACTCGTCTCTTCTCCCTTCACGAGCTGGAGAACGAAGACATGTGTCTCCCCCACTGCCCTGGGGGAGGGTTTGAGAGCTGTGGGAATGATGAGTACTTTGTGGTGTACCAGACACAGGTTCAAG ATAACCGCTGCATGGACCGACGCTTCCTCCCTACTGGAGCCAAGCAGCTGGTGGCCCTGGCCAGTTTTCCTGTATCCGGCAACACCTGGTCACGGCTTCTCATAGAGCAGGCCTCTGGCTTCTACACCGGCAGCATATACATGGACAAAGCCATTTACGATCAGG GATTTAACGGAGAGGGAGACAACTGGATGCGTGGGAGGACGATCTGCATTAAGACACACAACTATAAGAGGAAACATATTTATCAATATAGTTCCAGCATCCTATTGATCCGAAACCCCTACAAATCCCTCATGGCAGAATTTAACAGACGACATGGTGGCCATAATGGATTTGCTTCCCAGGATGACTGGAGAGGGAATG GATGGCCTGTGTTTGTGAAGAATACTGCTCCTAAATGGAATTCCCAAATATTAAGCTGGCTGAATTATGGGAAAAACGTCAAGGTGGTCCACTATGAGGATCTAAAGAAGAACCTGCGCTGCCAACTGAGGGAAATAGTCCAGTTCCTGGGTTTGAAGGATTCTGAGGAACGCCTGCTGTGTGTCGAGGGCCAGAAAGAAGGAACATTTAAACGATCAAACCAGGGAAATCTTGCCTACAACCCCTACACTCCTCAAATGCAAGCCAACATCAATGAGCTGATAAGAAGAGTAGACGCTGCATTGAAGGAAAAAGAGCAACCAGGAGTTCCAGAGGAATATATGCCAAAATGA